The genome window CTGCTATTATTAATGGAATGATATATACCATTGGTGCAGACCCAGATTTTAAACATTGTGAACAGTATAAAGATATCCTTTATCATTATGATGAAAAAATAGAAGAGTATATATTGTATATTGGGCTAAAGAAGATTAACGAAAATGCTTTTGAAGAGGGAATTGTTTGGCTAAGAGCATTATATTATATTAATGATAAAAATTTAATGGGAAAATATAATTATGCTCTAGCCCTAGAAGAAAAAGCTAGAAGGTTATTTGCAATAAGCAATAATAAAATGGGCAACCTTTTTCTAAATAGATCAACTAATGTTTTTGAAGAGGTTATTAATGAAAACCCGAACTTTGATTTAGCTTATTATAAGCTTGGCTATCATTATAAAAATAGTCAGCAGTACGTAAAAAGCAGTTTAATGTGGAAAAAATATATACAACTAGGAAAAGACACCGAGCTTTTAGATGAGGTAAGAGATAACTTAGAGTCAATGCAGGATGATATAACATATGAGGAAGGATACAACCTAATATTATCAGGTAATCCTAATGAAGGTCTCAAAAAACTCTTACCACTTAAGGATAAATATGTTGACTGGTGGAACTTGTTTTTCATGATAGGTTTAGGATATAGGCAGTTAGGCATGTATCAAGAAGCCATTGATGAGTTCGAAACAGTGCTTGACTTTGTGCCAGACCAGGTAGAAGCATTAAATGAGCTTGGGCTTTGTCAGGCATTCATAGGAAATTATAGTGATGCAATTTCTAATTTCACAAAGGCTATTGAGCTTAAGCCAAAGGATTATGAAATAAGATGTAATAGAGGTATGACTTATTTACAAATCAATGATATTGAAAATGCAGAAAAGGATATCAATGAAGCTTATGAACAGTGCGATACAGACGAAATAACTATTGCATGTAAACAAGAGCTTGAAAAAATAAAGAGTATGGCTTAGGTCATACTTTTTTCTTTTCAACAAAATTAAGGTTTTGTAAACACATTGAACTAAAAGATAAAATTATGATAGAATAGTTTAGAGAAACGATTTCCTTTTTAAAACTACATATTCTAAAGGGGGGGATAATGTGCTTAAATACTTAACAGATTTGATCGAAATAGCAAAAGAGCAAACAAAGAAGAGACTAGCAGTAGCTGCTTGTCAAGATGAAGAAGTATTAAGAGCTGTTCACGAAGCTGCTATAAGTGGAATTGTGGAACCAATATTAATTGGAGATATGGATAAAACCCAGATGATTGCAAGGGAACTAGGAATATCTATAGAAGCATATGAGAAAATTGATGTAAAAGAGCTAGATAAAGCCGCTGAAATAGCAGTGAGACATGTAAGCAGTGATAAGGCAGATTTTATAATGAAGGGATTAATAGATACCTCCATATTATTAAAAGAAGTCTTAAATAAGGAATATGGATTAAGGACAGATAGCTTACTTAGTCATGTAATGATATACGAGGTACCTTCATATCACAAATTTGTA of Proteiniborus sp. DW1 contains these proteins:
- a CDS encoding tetratricopeptide repeat protein, whose protein sequence is MKGLREYFLDKTENISFIELKPNSMVFIKDYKIESDIPLPLIIDELINEIKEGTAKDEVKVSAIINGMIYTIGADPDFKHCEQYKDILYHYDEKIEEYILYIGLKKINENAFEEGIVWLRALYYINDKNLMGKYNYALALEEKARRLFAISNNKMGNLFLNRSTNVFEEVINENPNFDLAYYKLGYHYKNSQQYVKSSLMWKKYIQLGKDTELLDEVRDNLESMQDDITYEEGYNLILSGNPNEGLKKLLPLKDKYVDWWNLFFMIGLGYRQLGMYQEAIDEFETVLDFVPDQVEALNELGLCQAFIGNYSDAISNFTKAIELKPKDYEIRCNRGMTYLQINDIENAEKDINEAYEQCDTDEITIACKQELEKIKSMA